The Paraburkholderia sp. ZP32-5 genome includes a window with the following:
- a CDS encoding LysR family transcriptional regulator, with translation MKPSVTFRQLNAFRTVARLQSFTQAANALHISQSALTMQIGALENQLGVQLFDRSRRQVSLTFVGDNLLALAARIVDEVDGFAAAASELAGLDRGIVRVATLPSIASRYVAPAARALKREFPGFQLKILDAVAERVIELVKEGDADFGITSRVAGDPDLHWEYFLEDRLFGYEHVATAGDPPRTSITLAELASKPLILSGRNGIVRKLLDQAISDHGLDMRADYEVVYDATAISLAKEGLGIAVLSEAIGRTMQAPELAAYPIVDPEIRREVWFVWSNRQTLSRSANALRLILLNGVERERQEGGVSGADSGEEPGDDTDADADVRAD, from the coding sequence ATGAAGCCCAGCGTCACATTCCGTCAGTTGAATGCCTTTCGCACAGTGGCTCGTCTGCAGAGCTTCACGCAGGCCGCCAACGCGTTGCACATCTCGCAGTCGGCATTGACGATGCAGATCGGTGCGCTCGAAAACCAGCTCGGCGTGCAGCTATTCGATCGCAGCCGCCGTCAGGTCAGCCTGACCTTCGTGGGCGACAACCTGCTCGCGCTCGCCGCGCGCATCGTCGATGAAGTCGATGGCTTCGCAGCCGCCGCGAGCGAGTTGGCGGGTCTCGATCGCGGCATCGTGCGCGTCGCGACGCTGCCTTCGATCGCATCGCGCTACGTCGCGCCCGCCGCGCGTGCGCTGAAACGCGAATTCCCCGGCTTCCAGCTGAAAATTCTCGACGCAGTGGCCGAACGCGTGATCGAACTGGTCAAGGAAGGCGACGCAGATTTCGGCATCACGAGCCGCGTGGCCGGCGACCCCGATCTGCACTGGGAGTATTTTCTCGAAGACCGGCTGTTCGGCTACGAACATGTCGCGACGGCCGGCGATCCGCCCCGCACGTCGATTACGCTCGCCGAACTCGCCAGCAAGCCGCTGATCCTGTCGGGACGCAACGGCATCGTGCGCAAGCTGCTCGATCAGGCGATCAGCGATCACGGTCTCGACATGCGGGCCGATTACGAAGTTGTCTACGACGCGACCGCGATCTCGCTCGCGAAGGAAGGACTCGGCATCGCCGTGCTATCCGAAGCGATCGGCCGCACGATGCAGGCCCCCGAACTGGCTGCTTATCCGATCGTCGATCCGGAAATCCGCCGCGAAGTATGGTTCGTCTGGTCGAACCGGCAAACGCTGTCGCGCAGCGCCAACGCGTTGCGGTTGATTCTGCTCAATGGTGTCGAGCGGGAGCGGCAGGAAGGTGGAGTGTCGGGTGCGGATAGCGGCGAAGAGCCGGGCGACGACACGGACGCAGACGCAGACGTTCGCGCGGATTGA